A genome region from Anolis carolinensis isolate JA03-04 chromosome 6, rAnoCar3.1.pri, whole genome shotgun sequence includes the following:
- the sh2b1 gene encoding SH2B adapter protein 1 isoform X1 → MNGSAVPLSPVGGGMLGEPASLPSPGWREFCEAHARAAAVDFARRFRAFLGENPQFATPGAEAAFSRRFAEHFLEHFEAEVSRAYASDSPPRCDIAPFTGCSSARDLSETCSDSSVASPVEPPLGPPSGLSSSQSRSSEDVSTVTTVTATKPKLKKRFSLRNVSRSVRGSVRGILQWKTSVDSSPGGGDGAGTGANSNSNSSGGGDSDRWTHRFERLRLNKATPATLRVELASVRREGLLNYIVADDGSGGGSRTRWQKCRLLLRKAGKGEGEGYLLEFYIPPKASKPRVSIACSCVVDVRTTTPLEMPDKENTFVLKLSSSLEYILETVDSLQMRSWLADIQECMGLGESTDSLEQSCMNHSESMPSRELPMVPSESNEQLSQGAYGGLMERPSASMSPSSVSIAASHFDSMELLPPELPPRVPIDEGPFPTGLLHTAFPETPDTTGSFLFQGEPDPGGGSLGETEHPLSDYPWFHGTLSRLKAAQLVLAGGTSSHGVFLVRQSETRRGEYVLTFNFQGKAKHLRLSLNEDGQCRVQHLWFQTIFDMLEHFRVHPIPLESGGSSDVTLVSYVVASQRLHGRDRAGSRAPVSGFSGDPDSPPNLISILAAASAGDCVTEHLS, encoded by the exons ATGAACGGGAGTGCAGTGCCCCTATCCCCGGTAGGGGGAGGGATGCTGGGTGAGCCTGCCTCTCTCCCCTCACCAGGTTGGCGGGAATTCTGTGAGGCACATGCTCGGGCTGCCGCTGTGGATTTTGCTCGGCGTTTCCGGGCCTTCTTGGGTGAGAACCCACAGTTTGCCACTCCAGGAGCCGAAGCCGCCTTCTCACGTCGTTTTGCTGAGCACTTCCTGGAACATTTTGAGGCCGAAGTGAGCCGGGCTTATGCTAGCGACTCACCACCTCGCTGTGACATCGCTCCCTTTACTGGCTGTTCCTCTGCCCGTGACCTCTCCGAAACCTGCAGTGACTCGTCAGTGGCCTCACCCGTGGAGCCTCCCCTAGGGCCGCCCTCTGGACTCTCCAGCAGTCAGTCCCGCAGCTCTGAGGATGTTTCTACTGTGACAACAGTGACTGCCACCAAACCAAAGCTGAAGAAGCGTTTTTCGTTGCGCAACGTGAGCCGTAGTGTCCGTGGCAGTGTCCGTGGCATCCTGCAGTGGAAGACATCAGTTGACTCGTCCCCTGGGGGTGGAGACGGGGCAGGGACAGGAGCCAACAGTAATTCCAACTCTTCAGGAGGCGGTGACTCTGATCGCTGGACTCACCGATTTGAGCGTCTGCGGCTCAATAAAGCCACCCCGGCCACTCTTCGAGTGGAACTGGCCAGTGTGAGGCGTGAGGGCTTACTGAACTACATTGTGGCTGACGATGGGTCAGGCGGGGGTAGTCGGACACGCTGGCAGAAATGCCGTCTTCTCCTGCGCAAAgcagggaaaggggagggagaggGGTACCTGTTGGAGTTCTACATCCCACCAAAG GCATCAAAGCCACGGGTCAGCATTGCCTGCTCCTGTGTAGTAGATGTGCGGACAACTACTCCCCTGGAAATGCCAGACAAGGAGAACACGTTTGTGCTCAAG CTGTCAAGCTCCTTGGAGTACATCCTTGAGACAGTTGATTCGCTACAAATGCGCTCCTGGCTGGCAGACATTCAGGAATGTATGGGCCTTGG AGAGAGCACCGATAGTCTGGAGCAGTCGTGCATGAACCACTCAGAGAGCATGCCCAGCCGGGAACTTCCCATGGTGCCGAGTGAAAGCAATGAACAGCTCAGCCAAG GTGCCTATGGTGGACTGATGGAGCGTCCTTCAGCCTCCATGTCCCCCAGTTCAGTCTCTATTGCTGCCTCGCACTTTGACTCCATGGAGCTACTGCCTCCAGAGCTGCCGCCACGAGTGCCGATAGATGAAGGGCCATTTCCCACTGGCCTCCTCCATACAGCTTTCCCTGAAACCCCAGACACCACAG gTTCCTTCCTTTTCCAAGGAGAGCCTGATCCAGGCGGGGGAAGCCTTGGTGAAACAGAGCACCCGCTCTCTGATTATCCTTGGTTCCACGGCACCCTCTCCCGCCTCAAAGCAGCACAGCTGGTCCTGGCAGGAGGAACCAGCAGCCATGGTGTTTTCCTAGTGCGCCAGAGTGAGACACGACGTGGGGAATATGTCCTGACCTTCAACTTCCAGGGGAAAGCCAAG CACCTGCGCCTCTCCCTTAACGAGGATGGGCAATGCCGGGTTCAGCATCTCTGGTTCCAGACCATCTTCGACATGCTGGAGCATTTCCGGGTCCATCCCATCCCCCTTGAGTCAGGTGGTTCCAGCGATGTGACGCTCGTCAGCTATGTGGTGGCTTCACAGCGGCTGCACG GCCGGGACCGGGCTGGGAGCCGAGCGCCAGTGTCTGGGTTCAGTGGGGACCCCGACTCGCCCCCCAACCTCATCTCCATCCTTGCTGCCGCCTCAGCGGGTGACTGCGT AACCGAACACCTCTCGTAA
- the sh2b1 gene encoding SH2B adapter protein 1 isoform X2, whose translation MNGSAVPLSPVGGGMLGEPASLPSPGWREFCEAHARAAAVDFARRFRAFLGENPQFATPGAEAAFSRRFAEHFLEHFEAEVSRAYASDSPPRCDIAPFTGCSSARDLSETCSDSSVASPVEPPLGPPSGLSSSQSRSSEDVSTVTTVTATKPKLKKRFSLRNVSRSVRGSVRGILQWKTSVDSSPGGGDGAGTGANSNSNSSGGGDSDRWTHRFERLRLNKATPATLRVELASVRREGLLNYIVADDGSGGGSRTRWQKCRLLLRKAGKGEGEGYLLEFYIPPKASKPRVSIACSCVVDVRTTTPLEMPDKENTFVLKLSSSLEYILETVDSLQMRSWLADIQECMGLGESTDSLEQSCMNHSESMPSRELPMVPSESNEQLSQGAYGGLMERPSASMSPSSVSIAASHFDSMELLPPELPPRVPIDEGPFPTGLLHTAFPETPDTTGSFLFQGEPDPGGGSLGETEHPLSDYPWFHGTLSRLKAAQLVLAGGTSSHGVFLVRQSETRRGEYVLTFNFQGKAKHLRLSLNEDGQCRVQHLWFQTIFDMLEHFRVHPIPLESGGSSDVTLVSYVVASQRLHEPNTSRNLPPPPPPLPPARPPHAPPDHGSLETEGQVEEEGQTAPEVDEGAAARGGGPLPLPEEPEGRARAVNNQYSFV comes from the exons ATGAACGGGAGTGCAGTGCCCCTATCCCCGGTAGGGGGAGGGATGCTGGGTGAGCCTGCCTCTCTCCCCTCACCAGGTTGGCGGGAATTCTGTGAGGCACATGCTCGGGCTGCCGCTGTGGATTTTGCTCGGCGTTTCCGGGCCTTCTTGGGTGAGAACCCACAGTTTGCCACTCCAGGAGCCGAAGCCGCCTTCTCACGTCGTTTTGCTGAGCACTTCCTGGAACATTTTGAGGCCGAAGTGAGCCGGGCTTATGCTAGCGACTCACCACCTCGCTGTGACATCGCTCCCTTTACTGGCTGTTCCTCTGCCCGTGACCTCTCCGAAACCTGCAGTGACTCGTCAGTGGCCTCACCCGTGGAGCCTCCCCTAGGGCCGCCCTCTGGACTCTCCAGCAGTCAGTCCCGCAGCTCTGAGGATGTTTCTACTGTGACAACAGTGACTGCCACCAAACCAAAGCTGAAGAAGCGTTTTTCGTTGCGCAACGTGAGCCGTAGTGTCCGTGGCAGTGTCCGTGGCATCCTGCAGTGGAAGACATCAGTTGACTCGTCCCCTGGGGGTGGAGACGGGGCAGGGACAGGAGCCAACAGTAATTCCAACTCTTCAGGAGGCGGTGACTCTGATCGCTGGACTCACCGATTTGAGCGTCTGCGGCTCAATAAAGCCACCCCGGCCACTCTTCGAGTGGAACTGGCCAGTGTGAGGCGTGAGGGCTTACTGAACTACATTGTGGCTGACGATGGGTCAGGCGGGGGTAGTCGGACACGCTGGCAGAAATGCCGTCTTCTCCTGCGCAAAgcagggaaaggggagggagaggGGTACCTGTTGGAGTTCTACATCCCACCAAAG GCATCAAAGCCACGGGTCAGCATTGCCTGCTCCTGTGTAGTAGATGTGCGGACAACTACTCCCCTGGAAATGCCAGACAAGGAGAACACGTTTGTGCTCAAG CTGTCAAGCTCCTTGGAGTACATCCTTGAGACAGTTGATTCGCTACAAATGCGCTCCTGGCTGGCAGACATTCAGGAATGTATGGGCCTTGG AGAGAGCACCGATAGTCTGGAGCAGTCGTGCATGAACCACTCAGAGAGCATGCCCAGCCGGGAACTTCCCATGGTGCCGAGTGAAAGCAATGAACAGCTCAGCCAAG GTGCCTATGGTGGACTGATGGAGCGTCCTTCAGCCTCCATGTCCCCCAGTTCAGTCTCTATTGCTGCCTCGCACTTTGACTCCATGGAGCTACTGCCTCCAGAGCTGCCGCCACGAGTGCCGATAGATGAAGGGCCATTTCCCACTGGCCTCCTCCATACAGCTTTCCCTGAAACCCCAGACACCACAG gTTCCTTCCTTTTCCAAGGAGAGCCTGATCCAGGCGGGGGAAGCCTTGGTGAAACAGAGCACCCGCTCTCTGATTATCCTTGGTTCCACGGCACCCTCTCCCGCCTCAAAGCAGCACAGCTGGTCCTGGCAGGAGGAACCAGCAGCCATGGTGTTTTCCTAGTGCGCCAGAGTGAGACACGACGTGGGGAATATGTCCTGACCTTCAACTTCCAGGGGAAAGCCAAG CACCTGCGCCTCTCCCTTAACGAGGATGGGCAATGCCGGGTTCAGCATCTCTGGTTCCAGACCATCTTCGACATGCTGGAGCATTTCCGGGTCCATCCCATCCCCCTTGAGTCAGGTGGTTCCAGCGATGTGACGCTCGTCAGCTATGTGGTGGCTTCACAGCGGCTGCACG AACCGAACACCTCTCGTAACCTGCCGCCGCCCCCGCCCCCGCTTCCCCCTGCCCGGCCACCTCATGCGCCCCCCGACCACGGCTCGCTGGAGACTGAGGGACAAGTAGAGGAAGAGGGCCAAACAGCGCCAGAGGTGGACGAGGGAGCAGCCGCAAGAGGCGGGGGTCCGCTTCCCTTGCCGGAGGAGCCAGAAGGACGAGCCAGGGCTGTGAACAACCAGTACTCATTTGTCTGA